The following nucleotide sequence is from Streptomyces pactum.
GACCTCGCGGTGATCGGCGCGGGCCCGGCCGGGCTCGCCGGTGCCGTCACCGCCGCCGAGCACGGCCTGACGGTCGCCCTGCTGGACGCCTCGGACCAGGTCGGCGGCCAGTTCTACCGCACCCCCGACCCGGAGCTCCGCGCCGCGCGCCCCGAGGCCCTGCACCACGACTGGGCCGCCTTCGCCGACCTGCGCGCACGCCAGAGATCCGGAAACGGCATCACCCACCTGGCCGGGCACCGCGTGTGGACGGTCACCCGCGGGGGCGGCGGGACATGGGCCGTACACGCCGTGACCGGTGCCGACGGGGCGGGGGAGCGGCCGGTGTGCGTACCGGCGCGGGCCCTTCTCGTCGCCACCGGGTCCTACGAGCGGCAGTTGCCCTTCCCCGGCTGGACCCTGCCGGGCGTCGTGGGCGCGGGCGGGGCGCAGGCGATGCTCAAGTCGGGGCTGGTCCTGCCCGGCATCGGGGCACCCTCCGCTCGGGCCGGGCGGAGAGCCCGGGGACGCATCGTCGTCGCCGGCAGCGGGCCGCTGCTGCTCGCCGTCGCCTCATCACTCGCCGCCGCCGGGGCGAAGGTCCCCGCCGTGGTGGAGGCGGCCGGCTATCTGCGGTACGCCCGCCACCCGCGCGCCCTGGCCACCAACGCGCACAAGATGGTCGAGGCGGTGGTCCACGGCTCGGCGCTGCTGCGCCACGGGGTGCGGCTGCGCGCCCGGAGCGCGGTGACCGCAGTGCACGGCACCGGCCGGGTGGAGGCGGTCACCGTCTCCCGGCTCGACCGCGACTGGCGGCCCGTGCCGGGGACCGACCGCCGGATCGCATGCGACGCGCTGGCCGTCGGACACGGGCTGACCCCGCAGATCGAACTCGCCGTGACGCTCGGCTGCGCCACCCGCACCACCGCGGACGGCACTTCCGCCCTCGTCCTGGACGGCTTCCAGGAGACCTCGGTGCCCGGCGTCTGGGCGGCGGGCGAGACCGGCGGGGTCGGCGGCGCACGACTGGCCCGTGTGGAAGGGGAGCTGGCGGCGATCGCCATCGCTGCCCGGCTCGGCGGCCGGCCGGGGCCGGCCGGGTCCGGGCGGGTGGCGCGGTTGCGCCGCGCCCGCAGCCGCATGCGCTCCTTCGCCGACGCCATGGCCGCGGCACACGCCCCCGGCTCCGGCTGGCCCACGTGGCTGGCCGGCGACACCGACGTGTGCCGCTGCGAAGAGGTGACCGCCGGCACCATCCGCGAGGCGGTCGACGACCTCGGGGCCCGCGACGCGAGGACCGTCAAACTCCTCACCCGCGCGGGCATGGGATGGTGCCAGGGCCGGATGTGCGGCTCGGCCGTGTCCTGCCTGGCGGCCGCGGGCGGAGCCGCCCCGGCGCCACCGGGCGAGCGCCGGCCGTTCGCCGAACCGGTACCGCTCGGAGTGCTCGCCTCGCTCGACCCGCCGGACGAGGACCGTCCCTGACCGCCCCGCCGACGACCCGGGGCCGGAGCACACGGTTCCGGGAGGGGGCGGGGCCGGGCAGGACCCACCGGACGGCCCCGCGTGCCCGATCGGGGCACCTATAAAATGTCACATGCCACAGAAAGGCTCATGCGCATGACCGCCACCACCTGGACCACCACCAGCCCCTGGCGCGGCATCATGGTCGCCACGGCGCTCCCCTTCCGCGACGACCTCTCCGTCGACTACGACGCCTACGCGGAGCACGTCCGCTGGCTCCTCGACAACGGTTGCGACGGCGTCGTCCCCAACGGCTCGCTCGGCGAGTACCAGACCCTGACCGCCGAGGAGCGTGCGCGTGTGGTCCGCATCGCGGTCGAGGCCGCGGGCAACCCGGCGCGGGTGATGCCCGGCGTAGCCGCGTACGGCAGCGCCGAGGCCCGTCGCTGGGCCGAGCAGGCGGCAGCGGCCGGGTGCGGCTCGGTCCTGCTGCTGCCCCCGAACGCCTACCGCGCCGACGAGGCATCGGTGCGGGCCCACTACGCCGAGGTGGCCCGGGCCGGGGTGCCCGTCGTGGCGTACAACAACCCCATCGACACCAAGGTCGACCTGACCCCGGCGGTTCTCGCCGGGCTCCACGCCGACGGGCACATCGTGGCCGTCAAGGAGTTCACCGGCGACGTCCGGCGCGCCTACGAACTCGCCGAGCTGGCCCCCGAACTCGACCTGCTCATCGGCGCCGACGACGCGCTGCTGGAGCTCGCCGTGGCCGGCGCCGTCGGTTGGATCGCCGGCTACCCCAACGCCTTCCCCGCCACCTGCGCCGAGCTGTACCACGCGGCGGTCGCCGGCGACCTCCGGACGGCCCTGCCCCTCTACCGGTCGCTGCACTCGCTGCTGCGCTGGGACTCCAAGACCGAGTTCGTCCAGTCGATCAAGCTCTCCATGGACTTGGTCGGGCGCCGCGGCGGACCGGTCCGGCCGCCGCGCACCCCGCTCACCGGTGACATCGAGGCCGTGGTACGCACGGCGACCGAGAAGGCCGTCGCCGACGGCCACCGCTGACCGCCGGCCTCCTCCCACCGCCGGGCGGCCGGCTCCCCGGCCCGCCCGACCACCCGACCGCGAAAGGATCTGCGTGCGTACACGCCATGTCTTCCACGCCGTGGACTCGCACACCGAAGGCATGCCCACCCGAGTGATCACCGGGGGCGTCGGGGTGATCCCCGGCACCACCATGGCCGAGCGACGGCTGCACTTCATCGAGCACCTCGACCACATCCGCACGCTCCTGATGTACGAGCCACGCGGCCACTCCGCGATGAGCGGCGCGATCCTCCAGCCGCCCACGCGCCCGGATGCCGACCACGGTGTGCTGTTCATCGAGGTGTCCGGGCTGCTGCCGATGTGCGGGCACGGCACCATAGGGGTGGCCACCGTCCTGGTCGAGACCGGCATGGTGCCGGTCGTCGAACCGGTCACCACGGTCCGCCTCGACACGCCGGCGGGGCTGGTGTCGGTCGACGTTCGCGTCCGGGACAGCGCAGCCACCTCCGTCACACTGACCAACGTCCCCGCGTTCTGTGCGGGCCTGGACCGCGAGGTCGAGGTCCCCGGGCTCGGCACGGTGACGTACGACCTGGCCTTCGGCGGCAATTTCTACGCCTTCGCGGAACTCGAAGCCCTCGGCCTGCCGTTCGACCGCGCCCGCAAGGACGACCTGCTGGCCGCCGGGCTCGCCATCATGGGTGCCATCAACGCCACCGACCGGCCCGTCCACCCCGAGGACCCCACCATCGGCGGCGTGAAGCACGTCCATCTGACGGCCCCCGGCTCCGACGCCGAGCACTCCCGGCACGCCATGGCCATCCACCCCGGCTGGTTCGACCGGTCCCCGTGCGGCACCGGTACCTCCGCACGCATGGCCCAGCTGCACGCGCGCGGTGAGCTGCCGCTGCACCGGGACTTCGTCAACGAGTCCTTCATCGGCACCCGGTTCACCGGCCGGCTCATCGGGGAGACGCAGGTCGGCGGCGTGCCGGCCGTCGTCCCCGCCATCACCGGACGGGCCTGGATCACCGGGACCGCCCAGTACCTCCTCGACCCGGACGACCCCTTCCCCGGAGGTTTCCTCCTGTGACCACCACCCTGCCCCCGGTTGTCTCCCGCAATCCGGCCGACCCCGGTGACATCGTCGTGCAGGTGGCGGCGCGGGGCGCCTTCGGTGCCGCCGACGCGGTCGAACGGGCCCGCGCCGCCCGTCCCGGCTGGCAGCGCGGCGGCGCGGCCGCCCGGTCGGCCGCCCTCGGGGCGATCGCCACGGCCATCGAGGCCGCCGCGGACGAACTGGCCACGCTCGCGGTACGCGAGGTCGGCAAGCCGCTCGCCGAGGCACGGGCCGAAGTGGCACGGACCGTCGCCATCTGGCGGTACTACGCCCAGTCGCCCTACGAGCCGGCCGGCGCCGTCCACGAGCCCGCCGCCGGGGCCGGACTGCTGCTGACCCGCCGCCGCCCGCACGGGGTCGCGGCTCTGGTCACCCCCTGGAACTTCCCGTTCGCCATTCCCAGCTGGAAGGCCGCCCCGGCGCTGGCGGCCGGCAACACGGTCGTCCTCAAGCCCGCGCCCGAGGCCACCGCCTGCGCCCAGCGGCTCGCCGACCTCGTCCAGCAGGTCCTTCCGGAGCGCGTCTTCACCGTCGTTCCCGGCGGCGCGGCCGAGGGAGCCGCTGTCGTCTCCGCCGCCGACGTCGTCTCGTTCACCGGCTCGACGGCAGCCGGCCAGGCGGTCGTCGGCGCGGCCACCGCGCGCGGCATCCCGGTCCAGGCCGAGATGGGCGGCCTCAACGCCGCTATCGTCCTCCCGGATGCCGACATCGGACAGGCCGCGGCCCACCTCGCCGCGGCCATCGCCGGATACGCGGGACAGAAGTGCACCGCCACCAGCCGGGTGATCGCCGTCGGCGCCGCCGCCGCCCCTCTGCGGGAGGCCTTGGGCGAAGCCCTGCGCACCCTGCCGTCGGGCGATCCGGCGGACGCCGCCACGGTGTGCGGACCACTCATCTCCGAGCAGGCCCGCCGACGGGTCACCGAGGCCTGGTCCGGGCTGTCCGTGGTCGCGGGCGGCACCGTCCCCGACCTCCCTGGCTGGTACGCGGCCCCGACCCTGGCCGAGAAGGTGCCCGCCGACCACCGGCTGCTGCGCGAGGAGGTCTTCGGGCCGGTGGCAGCCCTGCTGACAGCCGACGACCTTGCCGAGGCGGTGCGGATCGCGAACTTCGGGCCGTACGGTCTCGTCACGTCGGTGCACACCGCCGACCTGGACGCGGCGCTGTACGGACTCGACGAGCTCGACACCGGCATGATCCGGATCAACGCCCCCTCCACCGGCGTCGACTTCCACCTGCCCTTCGGGGGCACCAAGTCCTCCGGTCACGGCCCGCGCGAGCAGGGCCGCGCCGCCCTGGAGTTCTATACCGCCGGACGCACCTACACCCTGTCGCCGGGGAAAGCAATGTGACCCTGCGGGCCGGCCCCGTCCAGCCGGGTGGCGCGAAGGAAGGACAAAGCACCAGGGGGCAACCTCATGCAGCGCACCCTCGTCGCCACCGGGGAGCGCCTGCGTGACCGGGGCCCCACGCCCTGCGGGCCGCCCTGTTCCCCGACGCGGCCGGCAAGGTCTGCTCCGCGCCCGCCTGGCGAGGACGTCGGTGTCTCCGCCACCCCGGTGTGCGAGGCGCTGCTCGACCTGGCCCGGGAGGGCCTGGTCGAGCCCGTCCGTCCCAAGGACTGCGGGGATTGCCACGAGGCCGGTGCCGCGGTCACCCGGGCGGGCGGTGCCCGGGAGGAGGGCATGAGAGGTACTCCGTTTCGCTGAGGAGGTGAAGGGACGCGGCGCGCGGGCCGGTGCAGGTCGCCGTTTCCGACGGCGTGATCGCTCGACGGCATCGCCGCGGCCCTCATCAGCTACCGCCGCTCACCAACTGGGCCTGTTGCAGAAGTGCCGGACGACCGGCCTGGCGTACGTGGACGGCGTTGTTGTCAGTGGTGCCGTGCATGATCGGCGCGTCAGTTCTTCCAAGCAGATGGGGAAGCGCCATGCCGATCACGAACCAGCAGGTAGCAGGGCACATGTTCCTGCGGCAGATGTACGCGGACTCGTACTTCCCCGATCACGTCGTCGACCGGGGCAGGGCGATCCTGTTGCGGCTGTGCGAGCGGATCGAGGCTGAGCAGCCGTCGGATCTGGAGGTTCTGTATGCGCTCAGCCAGGCCGCGACGGAGGAATTCAACAGTTTGGAGGAAGAGTTCGAGGCAGCCGGGAGTGAGATCGAGACGGTTGCGCGCGAGGTGATCGCTGAGGACTTCTGGTTTGTGGCGTCGGCATACGGGTTCACGGACGCGGATGTGGAGGAGCTGATCGCCACCCGGGAATGGTGAGCGACGACCACCGGCGGACTCGCCCACCACCGCTGCCGTTCCACCGGGCCGGTCTCGTTGCGCACCCTGGTCAGGACGGCCGGATCCAGGTGGGGTGGAGGAGACCTACGAACCCACACGCCGCGCCGGACCGGACGACCTGATCCCGCCGACCTGCAACGAGATCCAGCACCTGTTCCTCGTGGGGAGGCCCGCCGGAGGGAGTCGGGAGCGTCGTTGTGCTGGATGGCTTCCGGTGGTGGACGGGCCCGGCTGCTGGTGGCGCCTGAGAGGTGTGTCCTTGCACATGCCGTAGCGGCATGTGATGTCGTCGAGACACCACAGCACGAAAGGCTCCCTCCGCGATGCACCCCTCCTTCACACCTCCCCGCCAGGTCAAGATCGGTGATGCGGCCGCGTTCGCCGGGACCACCTCGCGCGCGATTCGCCACTACCACGAGATCGGTCTGCTGCCGGAACCCGAGCGAGGCGGGGACGGCCGCCGCCGTTACGGCTACGACGACATGATCCGCTTGCTGTGGATCCGCAAGATGGCAGACGCCGGCATCAGCCTGGACGACATGCGGGCCGCCTTCGACGAGGCCCGGGACATCGAGGAGGACCTGGGCCGGCTGGAGGAAGCCCTGGCCGCCAAGGAGGCCGACGTCAAACGCCAGCGCGCCGTTGTCCAGCGCCTGCGGGCCGTGGGCAGCCCGCTCGGGCTGCTCTCCGAACCGGTGACGGACCGGCTCGGCCACCTGCCCCCGGGCGCGCTGCGCCCCTCCGACCTGGACACCCTGCTGGTCACGGAACGGGTCTTCGGCCCGCTGGGCGCCGCAGTCCAGGCAAGCGTGTTCATCGTGCTGGCCACCCACACCGACCTCAGGGCCGAGGACGACCGTCTCGACGCCGCCGAGGCCGCCCTCGACGACGGCGTTGATCCCCATGACCCCCGTGTCGAAGAACTCGCCGCACAGCGCTACGCCCACCACAAAGCCCTGGAGAAGGCCATCGAGGCGGCCGGACTGGACACGGACGAGGAGAAGCTCTTCGAGACCTACGACGCCGACCTGAAGGGCGAGGAGCCCGCACAGAAGAGCGCCTGCGAAGCGGTCACCAAGATGCCTCACGACTTCTCCCCCGCCCGGATCCGCTGCATGGAACTCGCGGCAGAACTCCTCGGCCAGGACCACTCCGCGGACAGCTGATCTCCTGTCCCACACCAACATGGCCTCGGGCCGGTCACGTTCACACACACAACCGGCCGCATCGGGCACCCGCCCCGAGCCGGAACGGAGAGTTGCATTCCCACTGGCCGTACGTGGGGAATCCGACTGGCCGCCGACACCCAGACATGAAGACCACGATCTACAGCTGGAGTATCAGGCCGGATCTGGCCCGGAAATGCCCCGGAACGGCCGGTCAGAGGTGGGATACGGGCGGGAGGAACCGGGGGTGTGGACGAATATCTTGCGGTGCAGCGGCACGGCGGTAAGGGCGCCTGGCGGGCGAGGGCCCGGGCCAGGCGCCCTTTTTCGGTCCGTCAGAAGAGGCCGAGCTTCTTGGGGGAGTAGGGGACGAGGAGGTTCTTGGTCTGCTGGCGGTACGTGGGTCGCATCACGCTGACCAGGGAAACGGACGTCCAGTGATGAGCAATGTCGAGGTTGGACAGTGAATGGTCCGGGTCTTGGCCGACGGGCCTTCCGGGAACCGGCTCGGTGGGAGTATTGACCGGAACACCCCGACTGCCCGGGGGCACGCCTCCGCGTGGTGGCACCTCTTCGTCTCGCATCACCCCCGCCTGCGCGGGGACCACGCATTACCGCGATACGAGGCAGCCCCCTCCGCCCCGGACCACCCCAGGGCACGGGCGGCGTCGAGGAACCGGTGCGCCTGCACGCGGCTGATGCCGAACTCCGCTGCGCAGTGGGATGTGTCAGAGGGGGCCCGACGCGGGCGGCCCGTGCGCGTCACGGACCCGGACGGCGAGCACCGCCAGCGGAACGCCGGACATCGTCCATCGCCTCGTGCAGCCTGGCCGTCATCTCCCGGGCACGGGCCGCGGTGAGCGGCGGCGGCGCCGGTTCGACGACACCCCGCTGGTCGCGGGTGCCCATGGGCCCACCGTTCTTGGGGCTGGCGGGCCAAACCAGGGCGTGCCGCGGGTGGGGCAGGCCGCTTGGAGGACCTGGCCGCGCAGGGCCCGCAGCAGGGTCAGGGCGTCGTGGTTGTCCGCGTCGGTGAAGGCGTTGATCGCGCCGACATCGTCCGCGCTCTCGCGCCCGGCGTGCCGGGCTGGTCCCCGTACCCGCCGTGACCGCGGTACGGGGACCAGCCGTGGCGCTGGGCTTGATCATGGTTCGGATGCCCGGGAATGGTCACAGCAGGCGGCCGGCCGGGGCCCCGCCGGGGTCGTCGGCCAGCGTGATGGCGACGGTGATGCGCTTGCCCACCGGCTCGCGGCGGACCTCGAAGCTCTGGCACACGGCCATGATGATCTCCAGGCCGTGCTGCCCGATCCGGCTCGGGTCCGCGGGGCAGACTGCGGGCAGGGTCGGGTCGGTGTCCCACACGCTGATCCGGACGGTGCCGTTGCTGACTTCCAGGTCCAGCATGCAGGGGCCGGGCGCGTACTTGTAGGCGTTGGTGACCAGCTCGCTGACGACCAGCTGCACGGTTCCCATCGCGCGGTCGGAGACCGGGATGCCGTGCACTGCCTGAACGTCGGTCATGAAGCGACGGGTCGCACTGCGGGCCTCGGCGATCGGCTCGCTGCCCTCGAAAGCGAGCGCGGACAGTACCGGGCGGCGCGCCAGTGACTGGTCCTCGTTTTTGTGCACCACCGAGCCCACACCGCCACCCTCGTCCTGTAGCCACCCCGTTATCGGGGCCCGGATACCCCGGAAAAGGCATGGCATGCACCCGTACGGCCGGTCCGGTCTACTCGCCGGTTGCGGCCGGGCCGTCGTGCTCGAACGCTTGGCGCCCTTTTCGGTCTTCTCTATGAGTGCCTGGCGGAGCTGGTCGAGGTCGGGGACTCCGGCCGACCCGATGGGGTGCCGGCCGTGAAGAAGACGACCGACTGGTCGAGCAGCGCGTGGTCACCGAGGCATAGGAGATGCGCGCCCACGGCGACACCACGGAGGCGATTGTCGCTGCCGGGTCCGTCAGCTGAAGGAGCGTCTCCTGGGCGGTCGCGCTCTGGGCCTCCAGCGCGGAGCGCACGTGGGCGGTGACGGTGGCGACGTCGGCCGCGTCGGTCAGGTCGGCCGCCCAGGTGGTCGCGACCAGGCCGGCCTCCACGATCAGGGCCTCGGTGCGGCGCCGGGCCGCACCCAGGGGCCAGCTCTGCGCGGTCCTGTTCCTGCCTTCAGGCGAGGTGCTCCGCCTCGGCAGTGGCGTGCTCGCGCCGCCGCTCCTCCAGGACGCGCCGACTCTCGCCGTCCGTCAGGCCGAGCAGCTCCTGGTCGACCCCGGCCGCGATCCGTACCCGCCACGCCCTGCGCGATTTTGCGATGTTGGCGCAGTTGTCGCAGTCGGTGCACCTTTCGTACTGCCGCCCCACTTCTCGGCGCCGGCCTCGACCGCATCGTCCATGCCTCCTGCACCGAGAACCTGGATCCGCTCGACCTGGCCGCCCGCGCCGAAGTTGCCCTCCGGCTTGTCCGCGGCGGGACCGGCTGACCACGGTCATCTCCTCGGACCCGTCAGGTGAGGCGCCAGGAGGCGATAACCGCATCTGTCCGGTCGCGCAGGGCCAGGCCCCGGACGGGCCGGGCAGCGTCGGTGCTCCCTGTCTGGCCGAGCACGATGTCCGGCCGCCGGCCCGCCCGGACCACATGCTCATTCCTTGATGAACGCGGTGATCTGAGGGGCGATCTTCCTCGGGGCCATGACGACGGCGCCGTGATTGAGGCCGGGCAGGGTGCGGTGGTCGGCCCGCGGCAGGATCTCGGTGACGGCGCGGGCGGCGCGCTGGAAGGCTGCCGGGCTCTTGCCGCCGGTCAGTACACGAGTGGGCGCGGTCACCCCCTTCCATTCCTCGGCATCGAGCGGTCTGCCCTGCTGGGTATCGCCCATGACCGCGATGTCGTAGGGCAGGGTGCGGGCCAGCTCGGTGAGGTTCGCCCACGTCTTCGGCATGAGCCTCATCAAGGACACGGCGATGCGGGGCATGCCCTGCACCCTGGTCATGAAGTAGGTGACCGCGTCGCTGTTCCGGCCTTCCGCGAGCAGCGTGGTGATCTGCCGGGCGAGGTCCTCGGGCGGTCCGTCGTCGTCCTCGGTGACCACGAACGGCGGCTCGTACAGGGCCAGACGGTCGATGCTCACCCCGGCGGCGGC
It contains:
- a CDS encoding FAD/NAD(P)-dependent oxidoreductase, with protein sequence MPVSVSEPYDLAVIGAGPAGLAGAVTAAEHGLTVALLDASDQVGGQFYRTPDPELRAARPEALHHDWAAFADLRARQRSGNGITHLAGHRVWTVTRGGGGTWAVHAVTGADGAGERPVCVPARALLVATGSYERQLPFPGWTLPGVVGAGGAQAMLKSGLVLPGIGAPSARAGRRARGRIVVAGSGPLLLAVASSLAAAGAKVPAVVEAAGYLRYARHPRALATNAHKMVEAVVHGSALLRHGVRLRARSAVTAVHGTGRVEAVTVSRLDRDWRPVPGTDRRIACDALAVGHGLTPQIELAVTLGCATRTTADGTSALVLDGFQETSVPGVWAAGETGGVGGARLARVEGELAAIAIAARLGGRPGPAGSGRVARLRRARSRMRSFADAMAAAHAPGSGWPTWLAGDTDVCRCEEVTAGTIREAVDDLGARDARTVKLLTRAGMGWCQGRMCGSAVSCLAAAGGAAPAPPGERRPFAEPVPLGVLASLDPPDEDRP
- a CDS encoding dihydrodipicolinate synthase family protein — encoded protein: MTATTWTTTSPWRGIMVATALPFRDDLSVDYDAYAEHVRWLLDNGCDGVVPNGSLGEYQTLTAEERARVVRIAVEAAGNPARVMPGVAAYGSAEARRWAEQAAAAGCGSVLLLPPNAYRADEASVRAHYAEVARAGVPVVAYNNPIDTKVDLTPAVLAGLHADGHIVAVKEFTGDVRRAYELAELAPELDLLIGADDALLELAVAGAVGWIAGYPNAFPATCAELYHAAVAGDLRTALPLYRSLHSLLRWDSKTEFVQSIKLSMDLVGRRGGPVRPPRTPLTGDIEAVVRTATEKAVADGHR
- a CDS encoding proline racemase family protein, translated to MRTRHVFHAVDSHTEGMPTRVITGGVGVIPGTTMAERRLHFIEHLDHIRTLLMYEPRGHSAMSGAILQPPTRPDADHGVLFIEVSGLLPMCGHGTIGVATVLVETGMVPVVEPVTTVRLDTPAGLVSVDVRVRDSAATSVTLTNVPAFCAGLDREVEVPGLGTVTYDLAFGGNFYAFAELEALGLPFDRARKDDLLAAGLAIMGAINATDRPVHPEDPTIGGVKHVHLTAPGSDAEHSRHAMAIHPGWFDRSPCGTGTSARMAQLHARGELPLHRDFVNESFIGTRFTGRLIGETQVGGVPAVVPAITGRAWITGTAQYLLDPDDPFPGGFLL
- a CDS encoding aldehyde dehydrogenase family protein, whose protein sequence is MTTTLPPVVSRNPADPGDIVVQVAARGAFGAADAVERARAARPGWQRGGAAARSAALGAIATAIEAAADELATLAVREVGKPLAEARAEVARTVAIWRYYAQSPYEPAGAVHEPAAGAGLLLTRRRPHGVAALVTPWNFPFAIPSWKAAPALAAGNTVVLKPAPEATACAQRLADLVQQVLPERVFTVVPGGAAEGAAVVSAADVVSFTGSTAAGQAVVGAATARGIPVQAEMGGLNAAIVLPDADIGQAAAHLAAAIAGYAGQKCTATSRVIAVGAAAAPLREALGEALRTLPSGDPADAATVCGPLISEQARRRVTEAWSGLSVVAGGTVPDLPGWYAAPTLAEKVPADHRLLREEVFGPVAALLTADDLAEAVRIANFGPYGLVTSVHTADLDAALYGLDELDTGMIRINAPSTGVDFHLPFGGTKSSGHGPREQGRAALEFYTAGRTYTLSPGKAM
- a CDS encoding DUF5713 family protein, yielding MPITNQQVAGHMFLRQMYADSYFPDHVVDRGRAILLRLCERIEAEQPSDLEVLYALSQAATEEFNSLEEEFEAAGSEIETVAREVIAEDFWFVASAYGFTDADVEELIATREW
- a CDS encoding MerR family transcriptional regulator; translated protein: MHPSFTPPRQVKIGDAAAFAGTTSRAIRHYHEIGLLPEPERGGDGRRRYGYDDMIRLLWIRKMADAGISLDDMRAAFDEARDIEEDLGRLEEALAAKEADVKRQRAVVQRLRAVGSPLGLLSEPVTDRLGHLPPGALRPSDLDTLLVTERVFGPLGAAVQASVFIVLATHTDLRAEDDRLDAAEAALDDGVDPHDPRVEELAAQRYAHHKALEKAIEAAGLDTDEEKLFETYDADLKGEEPAQKSACEAVTKMPHDFSPARIRCMELAAELLGQDHSADS
- a CDS encoding ATP-binding protein, with amino-acid sequence MVHKNEDQSLARRPVLSALAFEGSEPIAEARSATRRFMTDVQAVHGIPVSDRAMGTVQLVVSELVTNAYKYAPGPCMLDLEVSNGTVRISVWDTDPTLPAVCPADPSRIGQHGLEIIMAVCQSFEVRREPVGKRITVAITLADDPGGAPAGRLL
- a CDS encoding alpha/beta fold hydrolase, translating into MSTARERSAAAEARVISTDGTEIAFEQSGSGPAIILVASALADRSDTTKLAALLAQHFTVVNYDRRGRGASGDAETYTPDREVEDIAALVEHLGGTASLFGSSSGAVLALRAAAAGVSIDRLALYEPPFVVTEDDDGPPEDLARQITTLLAEGRNSDAVTYFMTRVQGMPRIAVSLMRLMPKTWANLTELARTLPYDIAVMGDTQQGRPLDAEEWKGVTAPTRVLTGGKSPAAFQRAARAVTEILPRADHRTLPGLNHGAVVMAPRKIAPQITAFIKE